The proteins below come from a single Papaver somniferum cultivar HN1 chromosome 11, ASM357369v1, whole genome shotgun sequence genomic window:
- the LOC113321466 gene encoding GATA transcription factor 8-like isoform X2 → MIGPGFIDEMDLDLCGDFFDHIDDLLDFPCEEIEGNGGVIGGGDCNAFQDMWPSIPPPESLVDPCSGFSNSSSDLSTELPVPHEDIVQLEWLSNFVEDSFSAGSIPLDTDFINNNKKDESHRFRTSSPVSVLESNSSCSGGKTMSLSPDTVVPGRARSKRPRPATFNPRPALNFVSPVSSITNVQNLSVSNSYLSSESENYAESHPPYIPNYDGTEQKKKKKKKKLTPSLPSYSSDLDDSLQQQQQQQPGVAVRKCLHCEITKTPQWRAGPMGPKTLCNACGVRYKSGRLFPEYRPAASPTFVASLHSNSHKKVLEMRVKGTPDDMNPMSPAPEFLPASNTHMLDYI, encoded by the exons ATGATTGGACCGGGATTCATTGATGAAATGGACTTGGATCTCTGCGGAGATTTCTTTGATCATATCGATGATTTACTTGATTTTCCATGTGAGGAAATCGAAGGAAATGGAGGAGTTATTGGAGGAGGAGATTGCAATGCCTTTCAAGATATGTGGCCTTCAATCCCACCACCAGAATCGTTGGTTGATCCTTGCTCTGGTTTCTCTAACAGCAGCTCAGATCTTTCCACTGAACTCCCTGTTCCG CATGAAGACATTGTTCAATTGGAATGGTTATCAAACTTTGTCGAGGATTCTTTCTCAGCTGGAAGCATCCCTCTCGACACAGACTTcattaacaacaacaagaaggatGAATCTCATCGGTTCCGTACCTCCAGCCCAGTCTCCGTCCTCGAGAGCAATAGCTCTTGTTCTGGTGGAAAGACAATGTCTCTCAGTCCTGACACTGTTGTTCCTGGACGTGCACGGAGCAAGCGCCCACGACCTGCAACTTTCAATCCACGACCCGCTCTTAATTTTGTCTCTCCCGTTTCATCCATAACCAACGTCCAGAACCTATCAGTGTCCAACTCCTATTTATCATCAGAATCAGAGAACTATGCAGAATCCCATCCACCATATATACCCAACTATGATGGTAcggaacagaagaagaagaaaaagaagaagaaactgacACCATCTCTACCAAGTTATAGTTCAGACCTTGACGATtcacttcagcagcagcagcagcagcagcctgGCGTGGCTGTCAGAAAATGTTTGCATTGTGAGATAACAAAGACCCCTCAGTGGAGAGCGGGTCCAATGGGTCCCAAGACCCTCTGCAACGCTTGTGGTGTTCGTTACAAGTCAGGGCGGCTCTTCCCCGAATACCGTCCTGCCGCAAGTCCAACATTCGTAGCTTCACTGCACTCCAACTCCCACAAGAAAGTCCTGGAAATGCGAGTCAAAGGTACACCGGACGACATGAATCCAATGAGTCCAGCTCCAGAATTCTTGCCAGCAAGCAACACCCATATGCTTGATTACATATAA
- the LOC113321466 gene encoding GATA transcription factor 8-like isoform X1 yields MNFVQVNKMIGPGFIDEMDLDLCGDFFDHIDDLLDFPCEEIEGNGGVIGGGDCNAFQDMWPSIPPPESLVDPCSGFSNSSSDLSTELPVPHEDIVQLEWLSNFVEDSFSAGSIPLDTDFINNNKKDESHRFRTSSPVSVLESNSSCSGGKTMSLSPDTVVPGRARSKRPRPATFNPRPALNFVSPVSSITNVQNLSVSNSYLSSESENYAESHPPYIPNYDGTEQKKKKKKKKLTPSLPSYSSDLDDSLQQQQQQQPGVAVRKCLHCEITKTPQWRAGPMGPKTLCNACGVRYKSGRLFPEYRPAASPTFVASLHSNSHKKVLEMRVKGTPDDMNPMSPAPEFLPASNTHMLDYI; encoded by the exons ATGAATTTTGTTCAGGTAAACAAAATGATTGGACCGGGATTCATTGATGAAATGGACTTGGATCTCTGCGGAGATTTCTTTGATCATATCGATGATTTACTTGATTTTCCATGTGAGGAAATCGAAGGAAATGGAGGAGTTATTGGAGGAGGAGATTGCAATGCCTTTCAAGATATGTGGCCTTCAATCCCACCACCAGAATCGTTGGTTGATCCTTGCTCTGGTTTCTCTAACAGCAGCTCAGATCTTTCCACTGAACTCCCTGTTCCG CATGAAGACATTGTTCAATTGGAATGGTTATCAAACTTTGTCGAGGATTCTTTCTCAGCTGGAAGCATCCCTCTCGACACAGACTTcattaacaacaacaagaaggatGAATCTCATCGGTTCCGTACCTCCAGCCCAGTCTCCGTCCTCGAGAGCAATAGCTCTTGTTCTGGTGGAAAGACAATGTCTCTCAGTCCTGACACTGTTGTTCCTGGACGTGCACGGAGCAAGCGCCCACGACCTGCAACTTTCAATCCACGACCCGCTCTTAATTTTGTCTCTCCCGTTTCATCCATAACCAACGTCCAGAACCTATCAGTGTCCAACTCCTATTTATCATCAGAATCAGAGAACTATGCAGAATCCCATCCACCATATATACCCAACTATGATGGTAcggaacagaagaagaagaaaaagaagaagaaactgacACCATCTCTACCAAGTTATAGTTCAGACCTTGACGATtcacttcagcagcagcagcagcagcagcctgGCGTGGCTGTCAGAAAATGTTTGCATTGTGAGATAACAAAGACCCCTCAGTGGAGAGCGGGTCCAATGGGTCCCAAGACCCTCTGCAACGCTTGTGGTGTTCGTTACAAGTCAGGGCGGCTCTTCCCCGAATACCGTCCTGCCGCAAGTCCAACATTCGTAGCTTCACTGCACTCCAACTCCCACAAGAAAGTCCTGGAAATGCGAGTCAAAGGTACACCGGACGACATGAATCCAATGAGTCCAGCTCCAGAATTCTTGCCAGCAAGCAACACCCATATGCTTGATTACATATAA